The Catenuloplanes niger genome includes a window with the following:
- a CDS encoding GNAT family N-acetyltransferase produces the protein MSPILPDIAVRPGTEADLDAIVPLLFAAFHDPPDATREASERSKTEPARSVVAVDGETLAGHLGSFARDLTVPGAIVPAAHVTQVAVAPTHRRRGVLNRMMRRHLADAPEPIAVLWASEGRIYPRYGYGLAAPHLTLRAFVREVRLPDGPAGRLRAGPPATLREEMVEVFEAVRPDRPGWSSRPGAWWDHRLDDAAWVRGSGTALRAVVREGAHGVDGYALWRVVDGENPDNPRVSATLQVKELVAATAAARLDLWRFLFGVDLTARVTYHHAPLDEPLLYLADDPGWLGTRWEHGLWLRVRDVPAALSARRYALPVDVVLEVTDALLPRNAGRWHLRGGPDGATCERTTAPAALALDVRDLGAAYLGGTPLAALAGAGLVEERGAGTLAAANAAFGWHRAPSMNETF, from the coding sequence ATGTCGCCCATCCTTCCCGATATCGCCGTACGGCCCGGCACCGAGGCCGACCTCGACGCGATCGTCCCGCTGTTGTTCGCGGCGTTCCACGACCCGCCCGACGCCACGCGCGAGGCCTCGGAGCGGTCCAAGACCGAGCCGGCCCGGTCGGTGGTGGCCGTCGACGGCGAGACGCTCGCCGGCCACCTCGGCTCGTTCGCCCGGGACCTGACCGTGCCGGGCGCGATCGTGCCGGCCGCGCACGTGACCCAGGTGGCGGTGGCCCCGACCCACCGGCGGCGGGGCGTGCTGAACCGGATGATGCGCCGGCATCTCGCGGACGCGCCGGAGCCGATCGCGGTGCTGTGGGCCAGCGAGGGCCGGATCTATCCGCGGTACGGCTACGGCCTGGCCGCGCCGCATCTCACGCTGCGGGCGTTCGTGCGTGAGGTCCGGTTGCCGGACGGCCCCGCCGGCCGGTTGCGCGCCGGACCGCCCGCGACGCTGCGCGAGGAGATGGTCGAGGTCTTCGAGGCCGTGCGTCCGGACCGGCCCGGCTGGTCGAGCCGGCCGGGCGCGTGGTGGGACCACCGGCTCGACGACGCCGCGTGGGTCCGCGGGTCGGGCACCGCGCTGCGGGCCGTGGTCCGCGAGGGCGCGCACGGCGTCGACGGGTACGCGCTCTGGCGCGTCGTCGACGGTGAGAATCCGGACAATCCGCGGGTCTCCGCGACCCTGCAGGTGAAGGAGCTGGTGGCCGCGACGGCCGCGGCCCGCCTGGACCTGTGGCGGTTCCTGTTCGGCGTCGACCTGACCGCCCGGGTCACCTACCACCACGCGCCGCTCGACGAGCCGCTGCTGTATCTGGCCGACGACCCGGGCTGGCTGGGCACCCGCTGGGAGCACGGCCTCTGGTTGCGGGTCCGGGACGTGCCCGCCGCGCTGTCCGCCCGGCGCTACGCCCTGCCGGTCGACGTGGTGCTGGAGGTGACGGACGCGCTGCTGCCGCGGAACGCGGGCCGCTGGCACCTGCGCGGCGGCCCGGACGGCGCGACCTGTGAGCGCACCACGGCCCCGGCCGCGCTGGCGCTGGACGTGCGCGACCTCGGCGCCGCATACCTCGGCGGTACGCCGCTGGCCGCGCTGGCCGGTGCCGGGCTCGTCGAGGAACGGGGCGCGGGCACGCTCGCCGCGGCGAACGCGGCGTTCGGCTGGCACCGTGCCCCCAGCATGAACGAGACGTTCTGA
- a CDS encoding ribose-5-phosphate isomerase translates to MRVYLGADHAGYELKVHLVNYLSKQGYEVVDVGPHVFDPEDDYPAYCLHTAARVVADPGSLGIVIGGSGNGEQIAANKVKGTRVGLAWNLETARLTREHNDANLVGIGARQHTLDEATAIVEAFLTTPFSNSERHSRRIAQVAAYETSGDLPDLPR, encoded by the coding sequence ATGCGCGTTTATCTGGGAGCCGACCACGCCGGCTACGAGCTGAAGGTGCACCTCGTCAACTACCTGTCCAAGCAGGGGTACGAGGTGGTCGACGTCGGCCCGCACGTCTTCGATCCGGAGGACGACTACCCCGCCTACTGCCTGCACACGGCCGCCCGCGTGGTGGCCGACCCGGGCAGCCTCGGCATCGTGATCGGCGGTTCCGGCAACGGCGAGCAGATCGCCGCGAACAAGGTCAAGGGCACCCGTGTCGGCCTGGCCTGGAACCTCGAGACCGCCCGCCTGACCCGCGAGCACAACGACGCGAACCTGGTCGGCATCGGCGCCCGGCAGCACACGCTGGACGAGGCGACCGCGATCGTCGAGGCGTTCCTGACCACGCCGTTCTCCAACAGCGAGCGGCACTCCCGGCGGATCGCACAGGTCGCGGCGTACGAGACGTCCGGCGACCTGCCCGACCTGCCCCGCTAG
- a CDS encoding DUF1015 family protein: MTIVHPIDRAWITTGGTGAQNYDEFADDAEITAIIADNPRSALAVEMPHLAPETLGRSFADSLPAAAERLAEAKAAGSYASAEQVIVLYRIADPDGGNAAYGMYCMVDTDQISTSPDEPGLVIRNEDVFIEKVRERVDLANTLRNLLSPVLLLQTGTGDRLHEELEYAIAHAGEPAATDVDPAGRVHAIWTVPAGSVRDELCALAGAGELVVADGNHRSLAAQTGGYPRFLAVITTPESLVIAPYNRLIKLPIAAGELADRLRAAGLQPEPAAGGPAVPPTGGTIQLYVGGETWSVKLPSHGGGDPVEGMDHALVERVLVNEVLGLDAGDKRIVYVGGDYPAEWLRGEVDAGRADLAVLIAPVTMDEFVAVNLARRKMPRKSTWFTPKARGGLVVAEI; the protein is encoded by the coding sequence ATGACGATCGTGCACCCGATCGACCGGGCCTGGATCACGACCGGTGGCACCGGCGCGCAGAACTATGACGAGTTCGCGGACGACGCCGAGATCACCGCAATCATCGCCGACAACCCGCGAAGCGCTCTCGCCGTCGAGATGCCGCACCTCGCGCCAGAGACGCTGGGCCGTTCCTTCGCCGACTCACTGCCGGCCGCCGCCGAGCGGCTGGCCGAGGCGAAGGCGGCCGGCAGCTACGCCTCCGCCGAGCAGGTGATCGTCCTCTACCGGATCGCGGATCCGGACGGCGGCAACGCCGCCTACGGCATGTACTGCATGGTGGACACCGACCAGATCTCCACCAGCCCGGACGAGCCGGGCCTGGTCATCCGCAACGAGGACGTGTTCATCGAGAAGGTCCGCGAGCGGGTCGACCTGGCGAACACGCTGCGGAACCTGCTCTCCCCGGTCCTGCTGCTGCAGACCGGCACCGGCGACCGGCTGCACGAGGAGCTGGAGTACGCGATCGCGCACGCGGGGGAGCCCGCCGCGACCGACGTCGACCCGGCCGGCCGGGTGCACGCGATCTGGACCGTGCCGGCCGGCTCCGTGCGCGACGAGCTGTGCGCGCTGGCCGGCGCCGGCGAACTGGTCGTCGCGGACGGCAACCACCGCAGCCTGGCCGCGCAGACCGGCGGCTACCCGCGCTTCCTCGCCGTGATCACCACGCCCGAGTCGCTGGTCATCGCGCCGTACAACCGGCTGATCAAGCTGCCGATCGCCGCCGGGGAGCTGGCTGACCGGCTGCGCGCGGCCGGTCTGCAGCCCGAGCCGGCCGCCGGCGGCCCCGCGGTCCCGCCGACCGGTGGCACCATCCAGCTGTACGTGGGCGGCGAGACCTGGTCCGTGAAGCTGCCGTCGCACGGCGGCGGTGACCCGGTCGAGGGCATGGACCACGCGCTCGTCGAGCGGGTGCTGGTCAACGAGGTGCTCGGGCTGGACGCCGGCGACAAGCGCATCGTCTACGTCGGCGGCGACTACCCGGCCGAGTGGCTGCGCGGCGAGGTCGACGCGGGCCGCGCGGACCTGGCCGTGCTGATCGCGCCGGTCACCATGGACGAGTTCGTGGCGGTCAACCTGGCCCGCCGGAAGATGCCGCGGAAGAGCACCTGGTTCACCCCGAAGGCGCGCGGCGGGCTGGTCGTCGCGGAGATCTGA
- the pepN gene encoding aminopeptidase N, whose amino-acid sequence MRNLTQVEAAERARVLDVTSYDIRLDLTGDVSFRSVTTVEFTSREPGATTFIEVAAERLHTATLNGAPVDTSGWSAERGLTLTGLAAENTLVVEAEFPFSHSGQGLHRSVDPVDGEAYLYSQFETADAQRVYAAFDQPDLKSVYTWHATVPAHWRVVSNMPVDREEPAGEGAKTVHFTRSARMSTYITALCAGPFHEVQFTHDGIDMGYFCRASMAQYFDVDDLHKVTVQGFDFFHDKFGIRYPLPKYDQVWVPEFNAGAMENFGCVVHAEDHYIFRSQVTDFEYEQRANTILHELAHMWFGDLVTMRWWNDLWLNESFAEWASHWCNAEATRFSDAWTTFLSVRKNWGYRQDQLSSTHPVYCEMPDLEAVEVNFDGITYAKGASVIKQLVAYVGLDPFLAGLRSYFAAHAWGNATFDDLLTELESSSGRELRKFAAQWLETAQVNTLRPEVTIAEDGTYTSVAVLQEAPADYPTLRTHHIGVGLYDVTDGKLVRRRIVEVDIAGERTELAELAGLPAADVLLLNDDDHSYAKLRLDERSMATVVHHIDGLDSSLARALVWAAAWDMVRDAELSTRDYIALATSGLPNEQDINLVTATLRQAATAIASYADPEWAPTGWAQLAGTARDALAVAEPGSGFQLAWARAYASASRSAEDLAVLRGWLTGQNVPAGLTIDTEFRWSLLQTLIAKGAAAAEEIDAELANDRTAGGEREAALARALLPTAENKARVWDELTSTQALPNWRNRALLQGFQHPAQVELTAPFADRFFAEAATVWASRDSEPAQDFALFAYPSYQITEATVAATESWLAGTGQPAGLRRLVAEGRDGVVRALAARAKDRG is encoded by the coding sequence GTGCGCAATCTCACCCAGGTCGAGGCGGCCGAGCGTGCCCGCGTGCTGGACGTGACCTCGTACGACATCAGGCTCGACCTGACGGGCGACGTCTCGTTCCGGTCGGTGACCACCGTCGAGTTCACCTCCCGCGAGCCCGGCGCCACCACGTTCATCGAGGTCGCCGCGGAGCGTCTGCACACGGCCACGCTGAACGGCGCGCCGGTCGACACGTCCGGCTGGTCCGCCGAGCGCGGGCTCACGCTGACCGGCCTCGCGGCGGAGAACACGCTGGTGGTCGAGGCGGAGTTCCCGTTCTCGCACAGCGGCCAGGGCCTGCACCGCAGCGTCGACCCGGTGGACGGCGAGGCGTACCTCTACAGCCAGTTCGAGACCGCGGACGCGCAGCGGGTCTACGCCGCGTTCGACCAGCCCGACCTGAAGAGCGTCTACACCTGGCACGCCACGGTCCCGGCGCACTGGCGCGTGGTGTCGAACATGCCGGTCGACCGCGAGGAGCCGGCCGGCGAGGGCGCGAAGACCGTGCACTTCACCCGGTCCGCGCGGATGAGCACGTACATCACCGCGCTCTGTGCCGGCCCGTTCCACGAGGTGCAGTTCACCCACGACGGCATCGACATGGGCTACTTCTGCCGGGCCAGCATGGCGCAGTACTTCGACGTCGACGACCTGCACAAGGTCACCGTGCAGGGCTTCGACTTCTTCCACGACAAGTTCGGCATCCGCTACCCGCTGCCGAAGTACGACCAGGTGTGGGTGCCCGAGTTCAACGCGGGCGCGATGGAGAACTTCGGCTGCGTCGTGCACGCCGAGGACCACTACATCTTCCGCTCGCAGGTCACCGACTTCGAGTACGAGCAGCGCGCGAACACGATCCTGCACGAGCTGGCCCACATGTGGTTCGGCGACCTGGTCACCATGCGCTGGTGGAACGACCTGTGGCTGAACGAGTCGTTCGCCGAGTGGGCCAGCCACTGGTGCAACGCGGAGGCCACCCGGTTCAGCGACGCGTGGACCACGTTCCTGTCCGTGCGGAAGAACTGGGGCTACCGCCAGGACCAGCTCTCCTCCACCCACCCGGTCTACTGCGAGATGCCCGACCTGGAGGCCGTCGAGGTCAACTTCGACGGCATCACGTACGCGAAGGGCGCCAGCGTCATCAAGCAGCTGGTGGCGTACGTCGGGCTGGACCCGTTCCTGGCCGGCCTGCGCTCCTACTTCGCGGCGCACGCCTGGGGCAACGCGACCTTCGACGACCTGCTCACCGAGCTGGAGTCGTCGTCCGGCCGGGAGCTGCGCAAGTTCGCCGCGCAGTGGCTGGAGACCGCGCAGGTCAACACGCTGCGCCCGGAGGTGACGATCGCCGAGGACGGCACCTACACCTCCGTCGCCGTGCTGCAGGAGGCCCCGGCCGACTACCCGACGCTGCGCACCCACCACATCGGCGTCGGCCTCTACGACGTCACCGACGGCAAGCTGGTCCGCCGCCGGATCGTCGAGGTGGACATCGCCGGTGAGCGCACCGAGCTGGCCGAGCTGGCCGGCCTGCCCGCCGCCGACGTGCTGCTGCTCAACGACGACGACCACAGCTACGCCAAGCTGCGGCTGGACGAGCGCTCGATGGCCACGGTCGTGCACCACATCGACGGCCTGGACTCGTCGCTGGCCCGCGCGCTGGTCTGGGCGGCCGCGTGGGACATGGTCCGCGACGCCGAGCTGTCCACCCGCGACTACATCGCGCTGGCCACCTCCGGCCTGCCGAACGAGCAGGACATCAACCTGGTCACCGCCACGCTCCGGCAGGCCGCCACGGCCATCGCCAGCTACGCCGACCCGGAGTGGGCGCCGACCGGCTGGGCGCAGCTCGCCGGGACCGCCCGCGACGCGCTCGCGGTGGCCGAGCCGGGCAGCGGCTTCCAGCTCGCCTGGGCCCGCGCGTACGCGTCCGCGTCCCGCTCCGCCGAGGACCTGGCCGTGCTGCGCGGCTGGCTGACCGGGCAGAACGTGCCGGCCGGCCTGACCATCGACACCGAGTTCCGCTGGTCGCTGTTGCAGACGCTGATCGCCAAGGGCGCGGCCGCCGCGGAGGAGATCGACGCCGAGCTGGCGAACGACCGCACCGCCGGCGGTGAGCGCGAGGCCGCGCTGGCCCGCGCGCTGCTGCCGACCGCGGAGAACAAGGCCCGCGTCTGGGACGAGCTGACCTCGACGCAGGCGCTGCCGAACTGGCGCAACCGGGCGCTGCTCCAGGGCTTCCAGCACCCGGCACAGGTGGAGCTGACCGCGCCGTTCGCGGACCGTTTCTTCGCGGAGGCGGCCACCGTGTGGGCGAGCCGGGACAGTGAGCCGGCGCAGGACTTCGCGCTCTTCGCGTACCCGTCCTACCAGATCACCGAGGCCACGGTCGCGGCCACGGAGTCCTGGCTGGCCGGCACCGGTCAGCCGGCCGGGCTCCGCCGCCTGGTCGCGGAGGGCCGCGACGGCGTGGTGCGCGCGCTGGCCGCCCGCGCCAAGGACCGCGGCTGA
- a CDS encoding DUF5130 family protein yields the protein MTHLDHPGGETLAAETQPDVLDGPFSTRQLLHIDEALRIADRETGLTFSVYVGDLADPQRAAAEKLHGQLADPDRSVLIAFSPNQRILEVVTGAEARRRIPDRDAKLACLSMAAAFAGGDLAGGVIHGLDQLATHAGRA from the coding sequence CTGACCCACCTCGACCACCCGGGCGGCGAGACGCTGGCCGCGGAGACGCAGCCGGACGTGCTCGACGGCCCGTTCTCCACGCGGCAGCTGCTGCACATCGACGAGGCGCTGCGCATCGCGGACCGGGAGACCGGCCTGACGTTCAGCGTGTACGTCGGTGACCTCGCCGACCCGCAGCGCGCCGCCGCCGAGAAGCTCCACGGACAGCTCGCGGACCCGGACCGGTCCGTGCTCATCGCGTTCTCGCCGAACCAGCGCATCCTCGAGGTCGTCACCGGCGCCGAGGCCCGCCGCCGGATCCCGGACCGCGACGCGAAGCTGGCCTGCCTCTCGATGGCCGCGGCCTTCGCGGGCGGCGACCTGGCCGGCGGCGTCATCCACGGCCTCGACCAGCTCGCGACGCACGCGGGTCGCGCCTAG
- the ctaJ gene encoding aa3-type cytochrome oxidase subunit CtaJ, translated as MQPLEVALVFVVAPLAVVGVLAALTLPGGDRRTKEKRYRPGRPFEFTPVWFLSSPGQLAGRLALTSSDPAGDAAAGNPHGPTGGASDRW; from the coding sequence GTGCAACCGTTAGAAGTCGCACTCGTCTTCGTTGTCGCGCCGCTCGCCGTCGTCGGTGTCCTCGCAGCATTGACGCTGCCCGGAGGAGACCGCCGCACCAAGGAGAAGCGTTACCGGCCCGGCCGGCCGTTCGAGTTCACGCCGGTCTGGTTCCTCTCCTCACCCGGTCAGCTGGCCGGGCGGCTCGCGCTCACCTCCTCCGACCCCGCGGGCGACGCCGCCGCCGGGAACCCGCACGGCCCGACGGGAGGCGCAAGTGACCGCTGGTGA
- a CDS encoding class F sortase, producing the protein MGAHRYSPLARHAGVRFPPAGSPGRHRAPVPPAPAAYPRRGPDLGFLAVALLVVGVFAAGAGLGQLTGVRLPSWFDRPGEPPPREFPVLAASRPTRVTIPAIRVEAPVRQVGLAADGSIDVPPPGEHDVTGWYRDGPTPGEFGSAVIVGHVDSRTGPSVFAGLPDLHAGDTIEVSREDRTTAVFRVLSVELFDKARLPVDRVYADFTRPHLRLITCGGRWTGGTTGYRDNVVVFATLVGTADR; encoded by the coding sequence GTGGGCGCGCACCGGTACTCGCCGCTGGCCCGGCACGCGGGGGTGCGCTTCCCGCCGGCCGGGTCGCCCGGCCGGCATCGTGCTCCGGTGCCGCCCGCGCCCGCGGCGTACCCGCGCCGGGGTCCGGATCTCGGCTTTCTGGCCGTGGCGCTGCTGGTGGTGGGCGTGTTCGCGGCCGGCGCCGGGCTCGGGCAGCTGACCGGCGTGCGCCTGCCGTCGTGGTTCGACCGCCCCGGCGAGCCGCCGCCGCGCGAGTTCCCGGTGCTGGCCGCGAGCCGCCCGACCCGGGTGACCATCCCGGCGATCCGGGTGGAGGCGCCGGTCCGGCAGGTCGGGCTGGCCGCGGACGGCTCGATAGACGTGCCGCCGCCGGGCGAGCACGACGTGACCGGGTGGTACCGGGACGGGCCGACGCCCGGCGAGTTCGGCTCCGCCGTGATCGTCGGTCACGTCGACAGCCGCACCGGCCCGTCGGTCTTCGCCGGCCTGCCGGACCTGCATGCCGGCGACACCATCGAGGTCAGCCGCGAGGACCGCACCACCGCGGTGTTCCGGGTGCTGTCCGTCGAGCTGTTCGACAAGGCGCGGCTGCCGGTCGACCGCGTCTACGCCGACTTCACCCGCCCGCACCTGCGCCTGATCACCTGCGGTGGCCGGTGGACCGGCGGCACCACCGGCTACCGCGACAACGTGGTCGTCTTCGCGACGCTGGTCGGGACCGCGGACCGCTAG
- a CDS encoding HNH endonuclease, translated as MPDIRPTVGSGALVLNVTYEPLCVVSVRRAAILVLSGKAALVTDGDGILHSARDEIPVPSVIRLTRYVRVPYRTHVGLSRRAIFARDGWRCAYCRGPAQTIDHVFPRSRGGLHAWENVVAACAKCNHTKGDKTPAELGWRLHGGAPAAPKGQAWRVLGHRLPDPRWADWLDIPLPETAAAAA; from the coding sequence ATGCCTGACATACGACCCACGGTGGGCTCCGGAGCGTTGGTGCTCAACGTGACCTACGAGCCGCTGTGCGTCGTCTCAGTGCGTCGAGCCGCGATTCTCGTCCTTTCGGGTAAGGCCGCCCTGGTCACGGACGGGGACGGCATCCTGCACTCCGCCCGCGACGAGATCCCGGTACCGTCCGTGATTCGTCTCACACGCTACGTGCGTGTGCCGTACCGCACTCACGTCGGGCTGTCCCGCCGCGCGATCTTCGCCCGGGACGGCTGGCGCTGCGCCTACTGCCGGGGGCCGGCCCAGACCATCGACCACGTGTTCCCCCGCAGCCGCGGTGGCCTGCACGCCTGGGAGAACGTGGTCGCGGCCTGCGCCAAGTGCAACCACACCAAGGGCGACAAGACGCCGGCCGAGCTCGGCTGGCGGCTGCACGGCGGCGCGCCGGCCGCGCCCAAGGGTCAGGCCTGGCGCGTCCTCGGCCACCGCCTCCCCGACCCCCGCTGGGCCGACTGGCTCGACATCCCGCTGCCGGAGACCGCGGCCGCGGCCGCCTAG
- a CDS encoding mechanosensitive ion channel family protein codes for MTPNPSPSDLVPSVDASCETDRLCSQLLDLGVDRWIAEGGYWVIIKPLRILAIIAIAMLIRFLIARTITKLVTTTSNTAMPSILKPLHEKVPTALLDAGTVFPERRRQRAEAIGSVLRSFVTAIVLGVATLMVLGELGFNVAPLLASAGIVGVALGFGAQSLVKDVLAGLFMLIEDQYGVGDTVDLGEAIGVVESVGLRVTTVRDGRGVLWYIRNGEVIRVGNKSQGWAMVVIDMPIGFVNSEEATAVLREAAAAVAADPELATGLLEPPDVIGVEQVTVDGAVIRTVAKTTADGQLTVSRELRRRLTEALETSGIADRIAAARLFPRPAAPPGGSTDPGRGGAT; via the coding sequence GTGACACCCAATCCCTCGCCCTCCGACCTCGTGCCGTCCGTCGACGCCAGCTGCGAGACCGACCGGCTCTGCAGCCAGCTGCTCGACCTCGGCGTCGACAGGTGGATAGCCGAGGGCGGCTACTGGGTGATCATCAAGCCGCTCCGGATCCTGGCGATCATCGCGATCGCGATGCTGATCCGGTTCCTGATCGCGCGCACGATCACCAAGCTGGTCACGACCACGTCGAACACGGCGATGCCGTCGATCCTGAAGCCGCTGCACGAGAAGGTGCCGACCGCGCTGCTGGACGCCGGCACGGTCTTCCCGGAGCGCCGGCGGCAGCGGGCCGAGGCGATCGGCTCGGTGCTGCGCAGCTTCGTCACCGCGATCGTGCTCGGCGTCGCCACCCTGATGGTGCTGGGCGAGCTCGGCTTCAACGTGGCTCCGCTGCTGGCCAGCGCCGGCATCGTCGGCGTCGCGCTCGGTTTCGGCGCGCAGAGCCTGGTCAAGGATGTGCTGGCCGGCCTGTTCATGCTGATCGAGGACCAGTACGGCGTGGGCGACACGGTCGACCTGGGCGAGGCGATCGGCGTGGTCGAGTCCGTCGGGCTGCGCGTCACCACGGTCCGGGACGGCCGCGGCGTGCTGTGGTACATCCGCAACGGCGAGGTGATCCGGGTCGGCAACAAGTCGCAGGGCTGGGCGATGGTCGTGATCGACATGCCGATCGGGTTCGTGAACAGCGAGGAGGCCACGGCCGTGCTGCGCGAGGCGGCCGCCGCGGTCGCCGCCGACCCGGAGCTGGCCACCGGCCTGCTCGAGCCGCCGGACGTGATCGGTGTGGAGCAGGTGACCGTGGACGGCGCGGTGATCCGGACCGTCGCGAAGACCACCGCGGACGGGCAGCTCACCGTGTCGCGGGAACTGCGGCGCCGGCTGACCGAGGCGCTGGAGACCTCCGGCATCGCGGACCGGATCGCGGCGGCCCGGCTCTTCCCGCGGCCGGCGGCGCCACCCGGCGGGAGCACGGACCCGGGCCGCGGCGGGGCGACGTAG
- a CDS encoding MFS transporter, which produces MTSADQDRPATYREVFSHSEFRVVYGAVALSNLAEPMAKAAITLLVFQKTGSVALSALAFAVSYLPWLIGGPLLSTLADRYPYRTVIGVTLVFRAALFLIVALFHWPGGVLVAALFLSTLSAAPEQAARSALLPRALPKDRLVVGLSLIGGLNQITQIVGYVVGAALAGISTHLVLFVTAALFGGAATIVLFGLRGWSATGTDAHRGTLLGGMGQGFWLVFGRAELRSIAILLFCAMFFVAVPEGLAAAWASELVADDERGLTQGLIMAATPLGFVAGSLIVGRLIRPSRRRALIRPAAIVAPLTLVPAFFEPSVVVVILMVAACGFAVGGVLPPAQGLFAMVVPDGFRARAYGVMQTGVTLMQGAGVALTGLLADRFPLPGVVSSWSLAGVLVMVAVSLRWPTEQRFEAAIAAAAEREPQPGRV; this is translated from the coding sequence GTGACCTCCGCTGATCAGGACCGTCCCGCGACATATCGTGAGGTCTTCTCGCACTCCGAGTTCCGCGTCGTCTACGGCGCGGTTGCTCTCTCCAACCTCGCCGAGCCGATGGCCAAGGCCGCGATCACGCTGCTGGTCTTCCAGAAGACCGGTTCGGTCGCGCTCTCCGCGCTCGCGTTCGCGGTCAGCTACCTGCCCTGGCTGATCGGCGGCCCGCTGCTGAGCACGCTCGCCGACCGCTATCCGTATCGCACGGTCATCGGCGTCACGCTGGTCTTCCGGGCCGCGCTCTTCCTGATCGTCGCGCTCTTCCACTGGCCGGGCGGGGTGCTGGTCGCGGCGCTGTTCCTCAGCACGCTCTCGGCCGCGCCGGAGCAGGCCGCTCGCTCCGCGCTGCTGCCCCGCGCGCTGCCGAAGGACCGGCTCGTGGTCGGCCTGTCGCTGATCGGCGGCCTCAACCAGATCACCCAGATCGTGGGGTACGTGGTGGGAGCCGCGCTCGCCGGGATCAGCACCCACCTGGTGCTGTTCGTCACGGCCGCGCTCTTCGGCGGCGCCGCCACGATCGTGCTGTTCGGCCTGCGCGGCTGGTCCGCCACCGGCACGGACGCGCATCGCGGCACCCTGCTCGGCGGCATGGGCCAGGGCTTCTGGCTGGTCTTCGGCCGTGCCGAGCTGCGGTCGATCGCGATCCTGCTGTTCTGCGCGATGTTCTTCGTGGCCGTGCCGGAGGGGCTGGCCGCGGCCTGGGCCAGCGAGCTGGTCGCGGACGACGAGCGCGGCCTCACCCAGGGCCTGATCATGGCGGCCACGCCGCTCGGGTTCGTGGCCGGCAGCCTGATCGTGGGCCGGCTGATCCGGCCGTCACGGCGGCGCGCGCTGATCCGGCCGGCCGCGATCGTGGCGCCGTTGACGCTGGTGCCGGCGTTCTTCGAGCCGTCCGTGGTGGTGGTGATCCTGATGGTGGCGGCCTGCGGCTTCGCGGTCGGTGGCGTGCTGCCGCCCGCGCAGGGCCTGTTCGCCATGGTGGTGCCGGACGGGTTCCGCGCCCGGGCGTACGGCGTGATGCAGACCGGCGTGACACTGATGCAGGGCGCGGGCGTGGCGCTGACCGGTCTGCTGGCCGATCGTTTCCCGCTGCCCGGCGTGGTCAGCTCCTGGAGCCTGGCCGGCGTGCTGGTGATGGTCGCGGTGAGCCTGCGCTGGCCGACCGAGCAGCGTTTCGAGGCGGCGATCGCGGCCGCGGCCGAACGGGAGCCGCAGCCCGGCCGCGTCTGA
- a CDS encoding globin, which produces MATGEETSFYEAVGGEPTFRKLVDRFYEGIATDPLLRPMYPEGDLGPASDRMRLFLMQYWGGPTTYSEERGHPRLRMRHAPFVVDAAARDAWLRNMRVAVDSLDLPREQHDQLWQYLERAAYFMVNKMD; this is translated from the coding sequence GTGGCTACCGGTGAAGAGACAAGCTTCTACGAGGCGGTCGGCGGCGAGCCGACGTTCCGGAAGCTGGTGGACAGGTTCTACGAGGGCATCGCGACCGACCCGCTGCTCCGGCCGATGTACCCGGAGGGCGACCTCGGCCCGGCCTCGGACCGCATGCGGCTGTTCCTGATGCAGTACTGGGGCGGCCCGACGACCTACTCGGAGGAGCGCGGCCATCCCCGGCTGCGCATGCGGCACGCGCCGTTCGTGGTGGACGCGGCCGCCCGGGACGCCTGGCTGCGGAACATGCGGGTGGCCGTGGACTCGCTCGACCTGCCGCGGGAGCAGCACGACCAGCTCTGGCAGTACCTGGAGCGGGCCGCCTACTTCATGGTCAACAAGATGGATTAG